AACGGCGAACGTTTTGGTAGGTTAAGAGCAAAAGGTTGCGATTTAAAACAGTTTTAATATGAAAGTGATAAAAACGATTTGGCTAATTTCTATAATGATTATTGTGGGATGTAGTTCTAAAAATGAGAAGAAAACAGTTCGTAAGAACCCAGATGTTTTACCTTATTTTAATTCTTATGATTTAACTCCTCAATGGGGAGAGGGAAAAGAAGTAAAAAAGCATAAAATAGCTCCTTTTAGCTTTACCAATCAAGATGGAAAAAAAGTGTCTAAACAAGACTATGATGGTAAAATATATGTATCTCATTTTTTCTTTACAAGTTGTACAAGCATTTGTAAGGTGTTAATTAATAATATGTCTCTTTTACAAGAAAATTTTGAAGGTGATGAAAACGTAAAGTTTATATCTCATTCTGTTACTCCCGAAATAGATTCTGTTCAAAAGTTAAAAGAGTATGCAGATTATCATCAAATAAATAGTAAACAATGGAGTTTGGTTACTGGAAATAAAGATGAGATTTATAAAATAGCTAGAGAATCATATTTTTCTGATGATGATTTTAAAGAATCAAAAAAAGCAAGCACATTTATTCATAGTGAAAACTTTTTGTTGGTAGATCCAACGGGGCACATCAGGGGAGTTTATAATGGAACTTTGAATATAGAAATTGATAGGATAACCAATCATATAAAGCTCTTAAAGAAAGAGTTTAACATTAAGTAATGTTAAATTTATTCAGTATACAAGGCTTGTTTGCTTGTGTTTTTGTAAATTTGTGTAAATTTTAACAAAAAAATAATTTATGTACGATCAATTAATAGTTGTAAAAGTAGGAACCAATGTAATGAAAAACAAGAACAATAGAATTGTTCGCCCTGTACTTCAAAACTTGGTCTCTCAAATTGCTGATTTATATGAGCGTAATATTATGACCATTTTAGTTTCTTCAGGATCTGCAATTGCAGGAAAAGAGGTTTTAGGACCCTCAATCATTAAAGATCCATCTATTAGAAGACAAGTTTATTCTTCTATCGGTCAACCAAGAATGATGCGTTTATATTACAATATTTTCCATGATTTTGGAATTAATTGTGCGCAAGTATTACCAACTAAAAGAGATTTTCAACCTGGAGTTCACCGTGATAATATGGTAAACTGTTATAAAGGTTTATTAGAAGAAGGAGTGATTCCTGTAGCAAATGAAGATGATACAGTTTCTTTAACTTCTACAATGTTTACAGATAATGATGAAATGGCTAGTTTAATTGCTGAGTTAGTAGAGGCAGATAAATTAATTATTTTAACAGATATTGACGGTGTTTATACAGGTAATCCTGCCGATGAAGGTACTGAGTTGATAGAAGAAGTAACTTCTACAGAAAACTTAGACCAATACATTCAACCTAACAAAAAAGGTGAAGGTGAAGGTAGAGGAGGAATGAGATCTAAAATTAGTGTTGCTCAAAAATCAGCAAAAAATAATATTCCTACTTATATTGTAAACGGAAAAACAGAAAATATCATTTTAGATATTATAGATGATGAGTATGTTGGAACAAGAATTTCTAATGATTTAGAAAAGTAATATTACTCTAAAAAACATTAACTTCTATTTCCAGAGGAATTTCAAATTCAGTTTTGATTTTTCTCTGGATTTTTTTTGCAATTTCGTAAACCTCTTTTCCGGTTGCATCTCCATAATTAACCAACACTAAAGCTTGTTTACTATGTACTCCAGCAGCTCCAAAACGTTTTCCTTTAAATCCAGCTTTTTCAATTAACCAACCAGCAGGAACTTTTACAAGTGTTTCAGAAACTGGGTATGATGGAATTTCTGGATATTGATTTTTTAGTTTGTTAAACAAAGTAATATCAATCACAGGGTTTTTAAAAAAGCTACCACTATTACCAATTTCTTTAGGGTTTGGAAGTTTACTATTTCGGATGGCAATAACAGCGTTACTAATGTCTTTTAAGCTTGGGTTACTAATGTTTTTTAGTTCTTCTTGTATGGCTCCGTAAGAGGTATTTGTGTTGTGGTTTTTAGTAGTAAGCTTAAAAGTTACACTAATAATAGCGTATTGATCTTTTGCTTTGTTTTTAAAAATTGAATTCCTGTATCCAAACTCACATTCAGCATTAGTAAAGGTTTCAATTTTTAAAGTTTTTTTGTTTAATGCTTCAAGAGAAGTAATGGTATCTTTTACTTCAAAACCGTAGGCTCCAATGTTTTGAATAGGACATGTTCCTACGTTTCCTGGAATTAAAGATAGGTTTTCTAAACCTCCATAATTTTGATCAATACACCACAAAACAAATTCATGCCAGTTTTCTCCAGCCGAAGCAGTAACTTCAACAGTATTTTCTGTTTGATTGTTTACAATTACTCCATTTAAATTTAAGTGAACTACAGTAGCATCAATATTCTGAGTTAGTAACATATTACTTCCTCCGCCTAATAAAAATACATCGTTGTTTTCTTGTAATACAGTTTTTAATTGTTGAACTGTAGTTACAGAAATAAACTTTTTAGCCATAACATCTATGCCAAAAGTATTGTAGTTTTTAAGAGAGAAATCTGTGTGGTATTGCATGGGTTAAAGATGCAGATTTTGTGTGGAATCTCAAATTTATTTTAAAACTTTAGGTTTAACAATTCACCACTTAATTGTAGCAATTGTAATTCGGCAAACTTAGTTTCGTATTTGGCCTGATTTCTACTCAATTCAGCGTTTAACAAATTAAGTTGAGCTTGTCTAAATTCAATAGAAGTAGCTTGTCCAATTTGAAATTTCTCTAAAGTTCTATCAAAATTGTTTTTAGAGGTGTTAATGTTTCTTTCTTGTATCAAATAAATTTGATATTTATTGTGATAATCATCCCAAGCATTGTTAAAATCTCGTTCTATATTAAGAATGTTATTTTGTTGTTGTAATTTTTGGTTTTCTATATTGATTTTAGCGTTTTTGGCAGCTGTAATATTACTACCACCATCAAATAAATTCCACGATACAGTTAAGCCAGCAGTTAATCCAGTGTTGGTTGCCACAGATAAAAATGAAGCCGCGTTGTTGTTGTTTTTACTCCATCCGTAACTACCATTTACACCAATTACAGGTAAAAATCCAGCTTTGGTTATTTTCATGTTTAACTCACTAATAGCTATGTTTTTTTCTGTTTTTAATAAAGTAGTGTTGTTTTGTTTTGCGCTCTCCAACATCTCTTCTTTGTTAGCATACATAGAAAAGTCAACATCTGTATTTATGTCAAAATCTTCTTTTAGAGTATTTCCAATAATCACATTTAGGTTACGTTTTGCATTTTTTAATTGTTGAATAGCGTTAATAATATTAATGCTATCATTATTAATATCAACCTCTGCATTTAAAACGCCTAATTTTGTGTTTTGTCCATATTCAAATTGATACTCAGTTCTTGATAATCTCTTTTTTGATATATCAAGTGTTTCTGTTAAAGACTTTACATTTTCTTTTAATTGAGCCACGCTGTAATAAACACTAAAAAGTTCTATAAGTGTGTTTTCTATAGTTTCTTTGGCTTCTAATTCAGATAAATTATACTGTTCTTTTAAACGTTTGTAATTGTATTCTCTTCCAAAACCATCAAAAATGGTGTAGTTTAAATTGATAGAGGCATTGTAATTAGAACTTTTAGCATTGGTTAAACTAGTGCTGGTACCGTTAGAAAATTCCGCATCAATATTGTTTAAATTAGCTACAGCCCCTCCATTAGCAGTAATGGTTGGTAAATAATCAGAGTTAAGGATGTCTGTATTATTTTTTTCAATCTCTACATTATTATTGGCCATTTTAACGCCAAAGTTATTTTCTAAAGCAAGTTCTATAGCTTTTTGTTGTGTTAATACTTCTTGAGCTTGTAAACTGATAAAACTTAAAAAGAATAATATGATGATTTTAGTGTTCATTTTCTTCGATTTGTTCTTTAATAGCACGTTCTACTTCTTCTTTTGTAACATTTTTACCTGTTGCTAACCATTTAACGTTTTTCTTAATACTGTTGCTAAATGATAATAATAAAGGCAAGGCAAGTAGTGTTAAAATGGTGGCATAAGCAATACCAAAAGAAATAGAAATGGCCATAGGTTTTAAAAACTGTGCTTGTCTACTTTTTTCTAATAATAAAGGAGCTAAACCTGCAATGGTGGTTAAAGAGGTTAAGAAAATGGCTCTAAATCTTGATTTTCCTGCTTCGGATAAAGCAAGGTCAAAAGGCATTCCTTCTTTTAAGTTAGAATTAAACTTACCAATTAAAACCAATCCATCATTTACCATAATTCCAATCAATGCAATAATTCCTAATAGCGATAATATGTTAACTGGGAATCCTAAAATCCAATGTCCCCAAGCAACAGCAGTTAAACTAAAAGGAACCAAAATAAGTAGTAAAATAGGTTGGCTATAACTTCTAAAAGTAAAAGCGATGGTAATATATATCAATAATAAAATGATGGTTCCGGCACTGTTTAGTGAACTAGAAAGTTTACTAGCTTCTCTATTTTGTCCTTCAAAAGAGGCACTAATTGTAGGATATTTAGATTGTATTTTAGGAATAAACTCTGTTCTAATATCGTCTAAAATTTCCGTGTTACTAGTACTAGGATCTTTTAAATCTGCAGATACTTGTATTTCTCTTTGTCCTTCTAAGTGATTGATGGCAACATCACCTCTTATGATACTATAAGTAGCGATATCTTTTAAGGTAACACGTTCGTTGTTTGGTGTTACAATTCTCATATCATCTAAATCGTTGATAGAATTTCTGTTTGTTCTATCGTAACGAACCCATACTTTAATTTCATCTTGTCCACGCTGAAAACGCTGCGCTTGAGTACCAAAAAATCCAGCTCTAATTTGAGTCATTACCGTGTTTAAATCCAAGCCTAACAAATAAGCATTGTTTTTTAATTCTAAACGAATCTCTTTGATTCCCTGAGGATCGTTGTCTTCAATATCTTTTAAAAGTGGGTTAGATTCTAAATATTTTTTTAATTCAACCTTAGAAGCTTTAAGTTCTTCAATATTATTACTTAATAAAGAAACAGATACAGGACTTCCTCCAAAATTACCTCCAGAACCATAAATTAGTTTTTCTGTACCCACTATAGGGCCTACTAATTCTTCTAATCTGTTAGTTACCATAAAGGATTTAATCACATCTGGTCTTTCTTCTCCAGGTAAAAGGTTGATACGTAAGCTGGCACTAGAACTGCTATTGATGTTGACAATAGTGTTTTCAAATAATTGCTTTCCAGTTCCTTTTAAGTATTTATCTGTTAATTCTTTATTTACTATGAAAGATTTTTCTTCTATTAAAGAAATAATAGAGTCGGTGATTTTTTCATTGGTTCCTGCAGGCATTTCTAATTCAATAATAGCAGTATCACTAGCCACTCTTGGGAAAAGAGTTACGTTAATAATTCCTCCTTGAATAGATCCAATTGTAAGAATTAATAAACCAATAAAAACACTAAAGGATAAAATTTTATATTTTAAAATCCAGTCTAAAATAGGGCTGTAAATACGATCTCTTAAAAAAGACATCAATCTGTCACCTATTTTGTTAATCCCTCTCATTTTGTTAAAAAACTGTTTAACTTTTGATGGATTTTCTTCTGCTACATCTGGCTTTAAAGCTTTAGAATGTGCTAGGTGAGCAGGTAAAATAATTAAGGCCTCTACCAAAGAAACCACTAAAGTTAGAATTACAATAACGGAAACTTCTCCAAAAAACTCCCCAATTCTACTATCTAAAAATAAGAATAGAGAAAAGGCTAATAGGGTAGTGATGATGGCAGAAACTACAGGAGGAATAACCTCTAAAGTTCCATCTATTGCAGCTTGTATAGGTGTTTTTCCTTTTTCGTAATGTTGATAAATGTTTTCGGCAATTACAATTCCATCATCTACCAAAATACCAATAACGATGATCATTCCGAATAGTGACAAAATATTGATGGTTACATCAAACTGGCTAGCAAAAATAAACATTCCTAAGAAAGAAATAGGAAGACCAAATGCTACCCAAAAAGCCAAACGAGTATTTAGGAATAATGATAAAAATACCAATACCAATATCATTCCCACAATAGCGTTTTCGGTCAATAAATCTGTACGCTGTTGTAAAGTAACAGACATATCTCTTACAATGCTTATGTTTACATTGTTATGCTGTTCATTGTATGTTTCAATATATTCCTTTACTTTTTCTGCGGAAGAGAGTAAGTCTTCATTGTTAGTACTTGTAATACTAATATTTACCGCTAATTCTTGATTAAAATATGTAGCATTTGGAGTTTCGGAAAAGCGATCTCTAATAATAGAAACATCTTTTAATCTCACAACTTTTCCATCAGCATCCGCTTTAACAATGGTGTTAGATAGTTCTTTACCGTAATAAGATTTATTATTTGCTCTAATTAAATACTCCTCGGCATTGGTTTTAATATTTCCTCCAGTAACTAGTATATTTGAAGAACTCACTGCTTTAGAAACGTCATCAAAAGTAATGTTGTAAGCCAATAATTTTAGTTCATCAACGGCTATTTCAATTTCTTCATCAGGAAAACCAGAAATGGCTATTTGCGAAATTCCATCAATAGCTCTTAAATCATTTTCTACTTGTCTAGATAAGGTTTTTAAAGTTGCCAAGGGAATATCTTTACCGCTTAAAGCAAATGATATGGTTTCTCTAATTTCTTCGTTTTTAGAAACCACAAGTGGTTCCATTCCAGATGGAAAGGTTGGAACTCTATCTACAGCATTTTTTACTTCTAAAAGCATAAAATCTATATCTTCCCCTTTTTCAATTTCTACACTAATGCTTCCACTATTTTCTTTAGAAACCGAAGTAACTCTATCTACACCTTTAAGTCCTTTTAAATTGTCTTCTATTTGTAAAACAATACCTTCTTCTATTTCTTGAGGTGAGGCCCCAGGATAGTTAATGTTGATGGAAATTAATTTAGAATCTACCAATGGAAAAAAGGAAGATTTTAAAGAGCGCATTCCTATAAAACCAAATAAAGCAAAAGCAAGAATAAATATGTTTACTGCTATGTGGTATTTGATAAAATAACTAATTATTTTTTTCATTATGAAAAGTCTTTATGTTGGTTTATTTTGAAATAGGTGTTACCAACATTCCTGCATAGGCTCCAGGAATTGGGCTTTTTAAGATTACAGTTCCGTTAGGTACATTTTGTAAAATAACTGTAGTGTCCGAAAAATGAACTGGTTTTACAGGCATTAGGTTTAACATACCATCTTTTATGATAAAAATTTCATGACTTTCCAAAAGTAGATTTCTATCTATTTCTATAGCATTGTCTATACTTTTTGCATTGATGTT
Above is a genomic segment from Wenyingzhuangia fucanilytica containing:
- a CDS encoding SCO family protein; protein product: MKVIKTIWLISIMIIVGCSSKNEKKTVRKNPDVLPYFNSYDLTPQWGEGKEVKKHKIAPFSFTNQDGKKVSKQDYDGKIYVSHFFFTSCTSICKVLINNMSLLQENFEGDENVKFISHSVTPEIDSVQKLKEYADYHQINSKQWSLVTGNKDEIYKIARESYFSDDDFKESKKASTFIHSENFLLVDPTGHIRGVYNGTLNIEIDRITNHIKLLKKEFNIK
- the proB gene encoding glutamate 5-kinase gives rise to the protein MYDQLIVVKVGTNVMKNKNNRIVRPVLQNLVSQIADLYERNIMTILVSSGSAIAGKEVLGPSIIKDPSIRRQVYSSIGQPRMMRLYYNIFHDFGINCAQVLPTKRDFQPGVHRDNMVNCYKGLLEEGVIPVANEDDTVSLTSTMFTDNDEMASLIAELVEADKLIILTDIDGVYTGNPADEGTELIEEVTSTENLDQYIQPNKKGEGEGRGGMRSKISVAQKSAKNNIPTYIVNGKTENIILDIIDDEYVGTRISNDLEK
- the murB gene encoding UDP-N-acetylmuramate dehydrogenase; the encoded protein is MQYHTDFSLKNYNTFGIDVMAKKFISVTTVQQLKTVLQENNDVFLLGGGSNMLLTQNIDATVVHLNLNGVIVNNQTENTVEVTASAGENWHEFVLWCIDQNYGGLENLSLIPGNVGTCPIQNIGAYGFEVKDTITSLEALNKKTLKIETFTNAECEFGYRNSIFKNKAKDQYAIISVTFKLTTKNHNTNTSYGAIQEELKNISNPSLKDISNAVIAIRNSKLPNPKEIGNSGSFFKNPVIDITLFNKLKNQYPEIPSYPVSETLVKVPAGWLIEKAGFKGKRFGAAGVHSKQALVLVNYGDATGKEVYEIAKKIQRKIKTEFEIPLEIEVNVF
- a CDS encoding TolC family protein codes for the protein MNTKIIILFFLSFISLQAQEVLTQQKAIELALENNFGVKMANNNVEIEKNNTDILNSDYLPTITANGGAVANLNNIDAEFSNGTSTSLTNAKSSNYNASINLNYTIFDGFGREYNYKRLKEQYNLSELEAKETIENTLIELFSVYYSVAQLKENVKSLTETLDISKKRLSRTEYQFEYGQNTKLGVLNAEVDINNDSINIINAIQQLKNAKRNLNVIIGNTLKEDFDINTDVDFSMYANKEEMLESAKQNNTTLLKTEKNIAISELNMKITKAGFLPVIGVNGSYGWSKNNNNAASFLSVATNTGLTAGLTVSWNLFDGGSNITAAKNAKINIENQKLQQQNNILNIERDFNNAWDDYHNKYQIYLIQERNINTSKNNFDRTLEKFQIGQATSIEFRQAQLNLLNAELSRNQAKYETKFAELQLLQLSGELLNLKF
- a CDS encoding efflux RND transporter permease subunit — its product is MKKIISYFIKYHIAVNIFILAFALFGFIGMRSLKSSFFPLVDSKLISININYPGASPQEIEEGIVLQIEDNLKGLKGVDRVTSVSKENSGSISVEIEKGEDIDFMLLEVKNAVDRVPTFPSGMEPLVVSKNEEIRETISFALSGKDIPLATLKTLSRQVENDLRAIDGISQIAISGFPDEEIEIAVDELKLLAYNITFDDVSKAVSSSNILVTGGNIKTNAEEYLIRANNKSYYGKELSNTIVKADADGKVVRLKDVSIIRDRFSETPNATYFNQELAVNISITSTNNEDLLSSAEKVKEYIETYNEQHNNVNISIVRDMSVTLQQRTDLLTENAIVGMILVLVFLSLFLNTRLAFWVAFGLPISFLGMFIFASQFDVTINILSLFGMIIVIGILVDDGIVIAENIYQHYEKGKTPIQAAIDGTLEVIPPVVSAIITTLLAFSLFLFLDSRIGEFFGEVSVIVILTLVVSLVEALIILPAHLAHSKALKPDVAEENPSKVKQFFNKMRGINKIGDRLMSFLRDRIYSPILDWILKYKILSFSVFIGLLILTIGSIQGGIINVTLFPRVASDTAIIELEMPAGTNEKITDSIISLIEEKSFIVNKELTDKYLKGTGKQLFENTIVNINSSSSASLRINLLPGEERPDVIKSFMVTNRLEELVGPIVGTEKLIYGSGGNFGGSPVSVSLLSNNIEELKASKVELKKYLESNPLLKDIEDNDPQGIKEIRLELKNNAYLLGLDLNTVMTQIRAGFFGTQAQRFQRGQDEIKVWVRYDRTNRNSINDLDDMRIVTPNNERVTLKDIATYSIIRGDVAINHLEGQREIQVSADLKDPSTSNTEILDDIRTEFIPKIQSKYPTISASFEGQNREASKLSSSLNSAGTIILLLIYITIAFTFRSYSQPILLLILVPFSLTAVAWGHWILGFPVNILSLLGIIALIGIMVNDGLVLIGKFNSNLKEGMPFDLALSEAGKSRFRAIFLTSLTTIAGLAPLLLEKSRQAQFLKPMAISISFGIAYATILTLLALPLLLSFSNSIKKNVKWLATGKNVTKEEVERAIKEQIEENEH